A stretch of the Lactuca sativa cultivar Salinas chromosome 9, Lsat_Salinas_v11, whole genome shotgun sequence genome encodes the following:
- the LOC111920437 gene encoding probable polyamine transporter At3g19553, with the protein MGVEGNKQTILSNDQKNTTYKKSNPKLTLLPLIALIFYEVSGGPFGVEDSVKSGGGALLSLLGFLVFPIFWSIPEALITAELATSFPENGSYVIWISSTFDPFWGFQEGFWKWFSGVMDNALYPVLFLDYLKQSLPIFDQLYARIPTLLAITILLTHLNYKGLHIVRFSDVRLASFLLLPFAVMGILSIPKIRPKRWITLDFKKVQ; encoded by the coding sequence ATGGGTGTGGAGGGAAACAAACAGACGATCTTGAGCAATGATCAGAAGAACACCACATATAAGAAATCAAACCCTAAACTAACTTTACTACCTCTAATCGCCCTAATTTTCTATGAAGTTTCCGGGGGTCCATTTGGTGTAGAAGATTCAGTCAAATCTGGAGGCGGAGCTCTACTTTCATTACTAGGGTTCTTAGTTTTCCCCATTTTCTGGAGCATCCCAGAAGCACTAATCACAGCCGAACTCGCCACAAGCTTCCCTGAAAATGGCAGTTATGTCATCTGGATATCATCGACGTTCGACCCTTTTTGGGGTTTCCAAGAAGGGTTTTGGAAATGGTTTAGTGGGGTTATGGATAACGCACTTTACCCTGTATTATTTCTCGATTACTTGAAGCAATCACTCCCAATCTTCGATCAATTATATGCTAGAATCCCAACCCTTTTAGCAATTACTATCTTATTAACTCATCTGAACTACAAAGGGCTTCACATTGTCAGATTTTCTGATGTTCGTCTTGCTTCTTTCTTACTCCTTCCATTTGCAGTCATGGGTATTCTTTCAATCCCCAAAATCAGGCCTAAAAGATGGATAACTTTGGATTTCAAGAAAGTTCAATAA